A window of Metabacillus sp. B2-18 contains these coding sequences:
- a CDS encoding small, acid-soluble spore protein, alpha/beta type encodes MGRRRRGMMSEDFKYELAKDLGFYDTVKEEGWGAIRSRDAGNMVKRAIELAQQQLAQQNNVNQ; translated from the coding sequence GCAGACGTCGTCGTGGAATGATGTCGGAAGACTTTAAATATGAGTTAGCAAAAGACTTAGGTTTTTACGATACAGTAAAAGAAGAAGGCTGGGGAGCTATTCGTTCACGTGATGCTGGTAATATGGTAAAACGTGCTATTGAATTAGCACAACAACAGCTTGCCCAACAAAATAATGTAAATCAGTAA
- the ispE gene encoding 4-(cytidine 5'-diphospho)-2-C-methyl-D-erythritol kinase yields the protein MRVLEKAPAKINLSLDVLKKRDDGFHEVKMIMTTIDLADRVELIDLPYNEIRIVSHNRFVPDDQRNLAYQAARLLKERYQVNRGVSISITKTIPVAAGLAGGSSDAAATLRGLNKLWNLGLTLDELATLGAEIGSDVSFCVYGGTALATGRGEIIHHIDPPPHCWVVLAKPTIGVSTADVYKNLNLQQLKHPNVEGMIEALHKNDYNQICTLMGNVLETVTLRMHPEVANIKDQMKRFGADAVLMSGSGPTVFGLVQYESRLPRVYNGLRGFCDQVFAVRMLGERNILD from the coding sequence ATGCGTGTATTAGAAAAAGCACCAGCGAAAATAAATTTGTCACTTGATGTACTAAAGAAACGTGACGATGGCTTCCATGAAGTTAAAATGATTATGACAACAATAGATTTAGCTGATCGGGTTGAACTGATTGACCTACCATACAATGAAATTCGAATTGTATCACATAATCGTTTTGTGCCAGATGATCAAAGGAACTTAGCCTATCAAGCTGCACGACTTTTGAAGGAGCGTTATCAAGTTAATAGAGGAGTTTCTATATCTATAACAAAAACAATTCCTGTTGCAGCAGGGTTAGCTGGTGGAAGCAGTGATGCTGCAGCAACTTTACGTGGCTTAAATAAGCTTTGGAATCTTGGGCTGACTCTTGATGAATTGGCTACACTTGGTGCGGAAATTGGTTCTGATGTATCATTCTGTGTATACGGAGGAACTGCGTTAGCAACAGGTAGAGGAGAAATTATTCATCATATAGATCCACCTCCACATTGCTGGGTGGTGTTAGCGAAACCAACGATAGGGGTTTCAACAGCTGATGTTTATAAGAATTTAAATCTTCAACAACTAAAGCATCCTAATGTTGAGGGAATGATTGAGGCGTTACATAAGAATGACTATAATCAAATTTGTACACTTATGGGAAATGTATTAGAAACTGTTACTTTACGAATGCATCCAGAGGTGGCCAACATAAAAGATCAAATGAAAAGGTTTGGCGCAGATGCAGTATTAATGAGTGGAAGCGGACCAACAGTCTTTGGCTTGGTTCAATATGAATCACGTTTGCCACGAGTTTACAATGGATTAAGGGGTTTTTGTGATCAGGTTTTTGCTGTAAGAATGCTTGGTGAACGAAACATCCTTGATTAA
- the purR gene encoding pur operon repressor has product MKFRRSGRLVDMTNYLLHHPHSLVPLTHFSEKYQSAKSSISEDLTIIKETFEQQGIGTLLTVPGAAGGVKFIPKVAISEAKQFIEELCEFIAKPERLLPGGYLYLTDLLGTPSIVNKIGRLFATVFSNRKIDVVMTVATKGIPLAYAVAAQLDVPVVIVRKDSKVTEGSTVSINYVSGSSKRIQTMLLAKRSLKEGSNVLIIDDFMKAGGTINGMVSLLEEFKAKVAGIGVLVETEGVEERLVDQYVSLVKLADVDVRERNIQVTDGSYFQIVNEEKIGEDFNENS; this is encoded by the coding sequence ATGAAATTTCGTCGTAGTGGTCGACTTGTTGATATGACAAACTACTTGCTTCATCATCCACATTCTTTAGTGCCGTTAACCCATTTTTCTGAAAAGTATCAATCTGCTAAATCCTCTATAAGTGAAGACTTAACCATTATTAAAGAAACTTTTGAGCAGCAGGGAATAGGAACGTTGTTAACAGTTCCTGGTGCAGCAGGTGGAGTCAAATTCATACCAAAGGTTGCGATAAGTGAAGCAAAGCAATTTATTGAAGAACTTTGTGAATTTATTGCAAAACCTGAGAGGCTGCTTCCGGGTGGATACTTATACTTAACTGATTTATTAGGCACTCCTTCAATTGTTAATAAAATAGGCCGGCTTTTTGCAACGGTTTTTAGTAACAGGAAGATCGATGTTGTTATGACTGTTGCAACAAAAGGGATTCCGTTGGCTTATGCAGTAGCAGCACAACTGGATGTACCGGTGGTTATTGTAAGAAAAGACAGTAAGGTAACAGAAGGATCAACTGTAAGTATTAATTATGTTTCAGGCTCATCTAAGCGTATTCAAACTATGCTGCTAGCTAAACGAAGCTTAAAAGAGGGATCTAATGTATTAATTATAGATGACTTCATGAAAGCTGGAGGCACCATAAATGGGATGGTAAGCCTTCTTGAGGAATTTAAGGCAAAGGTAGCAGGGATCGGTGTTTTAGTCGAGACTGAGGGCGTTGAAGAGCGGTTGGTGGATCAATATGTTTCACTGGTAAAATTAGCTGATGTCGACGTTCGTGAACGAAATATCCAAGTAACAGATGGAAGCTACTTCCAAATTGTTAATGAAGAAAAGATTGGAGAGGATTTCAATGAGAACAGTTAG
- a CDS encoding RidA family protein, whose protein sequence is MRTVSTSKAPAAIGPYSQGIIVNNVFYSSGQIPLTAEGEMVTGDVVEQTHQVFQNLKAVLEEAGASLETVIKATVFLQDMNSFVPFNEVYGQYFSEHKPARSCVEVARLPKDSLVEIEVIALIK, encoded by the coding sequence ATGAGAACAGTTAGTACAAGCAAAGCACCAGCAGCAATTGGACCATATTCACAAGGAATTATTGTTAATAACGTATTCTACAGCTCAGGTCAAATACCGTTAACAGCTGAAGGAGAAATGGTGACAGGCGATGTTGTTGAACAAACACATCAAGTGTTTCAAAATCTAAAGGCTGTACTTGAAGAAGCAGGAGCTTCTTTAGAAACTGTTATTAAAGCAACAGTCTTTCTTCAGGATATGAATTCATTTGTCCCGTTTAATGAAGTTTACGGTCAATACTTCTCAGAACATAAACCAGCCCGTTCATGTGTCGAAGTAGCAAGACTACCTAAAGATTCTTTAGTTGAAATAGAAGTTATTGCGTTAATTAAATAA
- the spoVG gene encoding septation regulator SpoVG yields the protein MEVTDVRLRRVNTEGRMRAIASITLDHEFVVHDIRVIDGNNGLFVAMPSKRTPDGEFRDIAHPINSSTRGKIQDAVLAEYHRLGELEVEFEEAGAS from the coding sequence ATGGAAGTTACAGACGTAAGATTACGCCGCGTAAATACCGAAGGACGTATGAGAGCAATTGCTTCTATTACGTTAGATCATGAGTTTGTTGTACATGATATTCGCGTAATTGATGGCAATAATGGTCTCTTTGTTGCGATGCCAAGTAAGCGCACTCCTGATGGTGAATTCAGAGATATTGCACACCCTATTAATTCTAGTACACGCGGAAAAATTCAAGATGCTGTATTAGCAGAATATCATCGTTTAGGTGAGCTAGAAGTAGAATTTGAAGAAGCAGGTGCTTCATAA